One genomic segment of Ostrinia nubilalis chromosome 20, ilOstNubi1.1, whole genome shotgun sequence includes these proteins:
- the LOC135081657 gene encoding microcephalin-like — MENISLLDLLSDKEDDKNKPRLRLSSETELDTSEEKTTDTSHDSSRDRSTDASRDKTDIETRVNTAPRRALPVSISPAPPAKSRRKLFTQKEAEETKNTASDDESDADTTKPPKAAKPTQRSRKCLARAERLARKLVAAATPRVASANVHKPRIVLTGMGRSERQELSTAIRSMDGRIQAHVTRKTTHVLLGSCRDDDENHCSGIASSHLNPNRGVTVTKCSDRTNVNCDYRLNNCDISGVTNINDLRLSGVTNEPLVVHRSDIQKARTLNALAGAARGCRVLYAKWATDSKEAGKWIHHHGYEVPHLRKISLKARIERSALGRMRSEYAYDIFNGMKVLITPQTDQKVAALQLLKLCGAVIIDGSTGQHGVFDMTLGSSEGEVSSKWVFDSVAAGRMRTTRRYVNNPLSCTVITQSDR, encoded by the exons ATGGAGAATATATCCCTACTAGACTTGCTCTCCGACAAGGAAGACGACAAAAACAAGCCTCGCCTGAGGCTGTCCAGCGAGACCGAGCTCGACACATCAGAAGAAAAGACTACCGATACGTCCCACGACTCGTCGCGAGACCGGTCTACTGATGCTTCGAGGGACAAGACTG ACATCGAAACTCGCGTGAACACCGCGCCGCGGCGGGCCCTGCCTGTTTCCATTAGTCCGGCGCCGCCTGCTAAGTCTAGAAGGAAACTCTTCACGCAGAAGGAGGCAGAGGAAACCAAGAATACGGCTTCGGATGATGAATCTG ACGCAGACACCACCAAGCCTCCAAAAGCGGCCAAGCCAACTCAGCGCTCGCGCAAGTGCCTGGCGCGCGCCGAGAGACTCGCTCGCAAACTGGTCGCCGCCGCCACGCCGCGCGTTGCCAGCGCAAACGTTCACAAGCCTAGGATC GTGCTAACAGGCATGGGCCGCAGCGAGCGTCAGGAGTTATCAACCGCCATCCGTTCCATGGACGGTCGCATCCAAGCGCACGTCACGAGAAAAACCACGCACGTACTACTCGGCTCGTGCCGCGATGACGACGAAAATCACTGCTCCGGTATCGCTTCCAGTCACTTGAATCCTAATCGCGGTGTAACAGTGACAAAGTGCAGTGACAGAACTAACGTGAACTGTGATTACCGATTGAATAACTGTGATATATCGGGAGTGACAAATATAAATGATTTGAGGCTATCAGGTGTGACAAATGAACCGTTGGTGGTACATCGGAGTGATATTCAGAAGGCTAGGACTTTGAATGCCTTGGCTGGGGCGGCTAGGGGTTGCAGAGTGTTGTATGCCAAGTGGGCTACAGACTCTAAAGAAGCGGGGAAATGGATCCATCACCATGGATATGAGGTGCCGCATTTGAGGAAGATTTCACTg aaAGCGCGCATAGAACGCTCCGCCCTAGGCCGTATGCGTTCCGAATACGCGTACGACATTTTCAACGGCATGAAAGTCCTAATAACCCCTCAAACGGACCAAAAGGTCGCAGCCTTACAACTGCTCAAACTCTGCGGTGCTGTCATCATAGATGGCAGCACCGGGCAACATGGCGTCTTTGACATGACGTTGGGGAGTTCAGAAGGGGAGGTCAGTTCGAAATGGGTGTTTGACAGTGTGGCGGCTGGGAGAATGAGAACTACGAGGCGATATGTGAATAATCCGCTGTCTTGTACGGTGATTACTCAAAGTGATAGGTAA